A single genomic interval of Caballeronia sp. SL2Y3 harbors:
- a CDS encoding sugar ABC transporter ATP-binding protein: protein MTVETEPRTRAPSSTKAPLLRMQGIVKSFPGVKALRGVSLELQAGHVMAIVGENGAGKSSLVKTLSGAYEPDEGDIEIDGEPLARGTNAAIDAGVAVIYQELSLINDMTVAENLFLGRMPASNGFVRQREAHAMAREALSRVGLDDVAPWMRLGDLPLNKRQLVEVAKAIARDARILVMDEPTAALQSHDIENLYAVVRRLREEGLGIIFISHHLEEVFELADSAVVMRDGATVGARPMSQWTEAELVQAMVARNLESFYPWEPRDYGEVVLEVRKLASAPLLRNASFTVRAGEIVGIAGIAGAGRTELLKTIFGALPATHGEIFVKGRKVSNHSPTEGVRHGLVYTSEDRKLEGLVLDASIEENIALSSLRALASGGFVRGARKRKLAQDASTRFGVRASSVLQITGTLSGGNQQKVILGRATATNPAVIMLDEPTRGIDVGAKTEIYAHMVAMARAGAAVVMVSSELPELLGMSDRVLVMYRGSIVTEIPRDKADSETVIQWATTGAGA, encoded by the coding sequence ATGACAGTCGAAACCGAACCGCGCACGCGCGCGCCTTCGAGCACGAAGGCGCCGCTTCTGCGCATGCAGGGCATCGTCAAGAGCTTTCCCGGCGTGAAGGCGCTGCGCGGCGTGAGTCTTGAATTGCAGGCCGGACATGTGATGGCGATCGTCGGCGAGAACGGCGCGGGCAAGTCGTCGCTCGTGAAGACGCTTTCGGGCGCTTACGAGCCGGACGAAGGCGACATCGAAATCGACGGCGAGCCACTTGCGCGCGGCACGAACGCCGCCATCGACGCCGGCGTTGCGGTCATCTATCAGGAGCTTTCGCTCATCAACGACATGACGGTCGCGGAGAACCTGTTTCTCGGCCGCATGCCCGCGAGCAACGGCTTCGTGAGGCAACGCGAGGCGCATGCGATGGCGCGCGAGGCGCTCTCGCGCGTGGGGCTCGACGACGTAGCGCCGTGGATGCGCCTCGGCGATCTGCCGCTCAACAAGCGGCAACTCGTGGAAGTCGCCAAGGCCATCGCACGCGACGCGCGCATTCTCGTGATGGACGAGCCGACCGCCGCGCTGCAAAGCCACGACATCGAGAACCTGTATGCGGTCGTGCGGCGCCTGCGCGAAGAAGGACTCGGCATCATCTTCATCTCGCACCATCTGGAAGAAGTGTTCGAGCTGGCGGATTCGGCAGTCGTGATGCGCGATGGCGCGACCGTGGGCGCGCGTCCCATGTCGCAATGGACCGAAGCCGAACTCGTGCAGGCGATGGTCGCGCGCAATCTCGAATCGTTCTATCCGTGGGAGCCGCGCGACTACGGCGAGGTCGTGCTCGAAGTGCGCAAGCTCGCGAGCGCGCCTCTGCTGCGCAACGCGAGCTTCACGGTGCGCGCGGGCGAGATCGTCGGCATTGCGGGCATTGCGGGCGCGGGCCGCACGGAATTGCTGAAGACCATCTTCGGCGCGCTGCCCGCCACGCATGGCGAGATCTTCGTGAAAGGCAGGAAGGTCTCGAATCATTCGCCGACCGAAGGCGTTCGTCACGGGCTCGTCTATACGTCGGAGGATCGCAAGCTCGAAGGGCTCGTGCTCGATGCCAGCATCGAAGAGAACATTGCGCTGTCGAGTCTCAGAGCGCTCGCGAGCGGCGGCTTCGTGCGCGGCGCGAGAAAGCGCAAGCTCGCGCAGGACGCGAGCACGCGCTTCGGCGTGCGCGCTTCGTCCGTGCTGCAAATCACGGGGACGCTCTCGGGCGGCAACCAGCAGAAGGTCATTCTCGGACGCGCCACCGCGACGAATCCCGCCGTCATCATGCTCGATGAACCGACGCGCGGCATCGACGTGGGCGCGAAGACCGAGATCTACGCGCATATGGTGGCGATGGCCCGCGCGGGCGCGGCGGTCGTCATGGTCAGCTCGGAACTGCCGGAACTGCTCGGCATGTCGGATCGCGTGCTGGTGATGTATCGCGGCAGCATCGTGACTGAAATACCGCGCGACAAGGCGGACTCCGAAACGGTGATTCAATGGGCAACGACAGGAGCAGGGGCATGA
- a CDS encoding ABC transporter permease: MTSTAANRADTEALSRRVIRQLRSGIGPLFAALVIICVALSIASPEFLTTSTLTNIMVQVSVVGIAAVGGTFVIITSGIDLSVGSLVALSGMVAATFMAGSSPDAVGLGMGGLFIALATGAAVGAINGFAISWLRLVPFIVTLAAMAMARGLTLAISDGRTKFDFPNAFTVFGAKAIAGLPMPMIVMLVVFVIGHVLLRKTTFGHQVFAVGGNQEAARLAGIPVRRVVFLTYMLAGVTAAIAGIVLAGRLNSALPSAANGLELQVIAAIVIGGTSLAGGRGSIVGTFIGVVLIGVINVGLSLLGVNPFWTQFIQGGVIFAAVLLDALSQRRKL; encoded by the coding sequence ATGACATCCACGGCAGCCAACCGGGCGGACACCGAAGCGCTGTCGCGCCGCGTGATCCGTCAACTGAGAAGCGGCATCGGGCCATTGTTCGCGGCGCTCGTCATCATCTGCGTCGCGTTGTCGATTGCATCGCCGGAATTCCTCACGACGAGCACGCTCACCAACATCATGGTGCAAGTGTCCGTCGTGGGCATCGCGGCGGTCGGCGGCACCTTCGTCATCATCACGTCGGGCATCGATCTTTCGGTGGGATCGCTCGTCGCGCTGAGCGGCATGGTCGCCGCGACCTTCATGGCGGGATCGAGCCCGGATGCGGTCGGTCTCGGCATGGGCGGCCTCTTCATTGCGCTGGCGACGGGCGCGGCGGTCGGGGCGATCAACGGCTTCGCCATCTCATGGCTGCGACTCGTACCGTTCATCGTGACGCTCGCCGCGATGGCAATGGCACGCGGCCTCACGCTTGCCATCTCGGACGGCCGCACGAAGTTCGACTTCCCGAACGCGTTCACCGTGTTCGGCGCGAAGGCCATCGCGGGCCTGCCGATGCCGATGATCGTGATGCTCGTCGTGTTCGTCATCGGCCACGTATTGCTGCGCAAGACCACGTTCGGGCATCAGGTGTTCGCGGTCGGCGGCAATCAGGAGGCCGCGCGCCTCGCGGGCATTCCGGTGCGGCGCGTCGTGTTTCTCACCTACATGCTCGCCGGCGTCACGGCGGCGATCGCGGGCATCGTGCTCGCGGGACGGTTGAATTCGGCGCTGCCGTCGGCTGCGAACGGTCTCGAGCTTCAGGTCATCGCCGCCATCGTGATCGGCGGCACGTCGCTCGCGGGAGGGCGCGGCTCGATCGTCGGCACGTTTATCGGCGTCGTGCTGATCGGCGTGATCAACGTCGGTCTGTCGCTGCTGGGCGTGAATCCGTTCTGGACGCAATTCATTCAGGGTGGAGTGATCTTCGCCGCGGTCCTGCTGGATGCACTGAGCCAGCGACGCAAGCTGTGA
- a CDS encoding dihydroxyacetone kinase subunit DhaK yields MKKIINNPETFVDEIIDALLLAHPKWIKAANADKRALVRADAPREGRVGIVTGGGSGHMPGFLGYVGEGLCGGVAVGNVFSSPSSEQILEATKGVNGGAGVLYVYGNYGGDVLNFDLASDLADAEGIEVKTVVLTDDVASAPKERASDRRGVAGMVFAFKCAGAAAERGDSLDEVARICAKANANCRTMGVGLSPTILPAAGKPTFTLPDGEMEIGIGIHGEPGTHRGALQSADAIAENLMRQILDDLAAPKGSRLALLVNGLGATPLEELYLLYRRAAKIAEGDGLSIAWSYVGEYVTSLEMAGASITVMLLDDELEALLAAPAHSPFFREGTRA; encoded by the coding sequence ATGAAGAAGATCATCAACAACCCGGAAACCTTCGTCGATGAGATCATCGACGCGCTCTTGCTCGCGCATCCGAAATGGATCAAGGCGGCGAACGCGGACAAGCGCGCGCTCGTTCGCGCCGATGCGCCCCGCGAAGGCCGCGTAGGCATCGTGACGGGCGGCGGATCGGGCCATATGCCGGGATTCTTAGGCTACGTGGGCGAAGGCTTGTGCGGCGGCGTGGCGGTGGGCAACGTGTTCTCGTCGCCATCGTCGGAACAGATTCTGGAGGCCACCAAAGGCGTGAATGGCGGCGCGGGCGTGCTCTACGTGTACGGCAATTATGGCGGCGACGTGCTCAACTTCGATCTCGCGTCGGACCTCGCGGATGCGGAAGGGATCGAAGTGAAGACCGTCGTGCTGACCGATGACGTCGCATCGGCGCCGAAGGAGCGCGCGTCCGACCGGCGCGGCGTCGCGGGCATGGTGTTCGCGTTCAAGTGCGCGGGCGCGGCGGCCGAACGCGGCGACTCGCTGGACGAAGTGGCCCGCATCTGCGCGAAGGCCAATGCGAACTGCCGCACCATGGGCGTCGGCCTTTCGCCGACCATTCTGCCCGCGGCCGGCAAGCCCACCTTCACGCTGCCGGATGGCGAGATGGAGATTGGCATCGGCATTCACGGTGAACCGGGAACGCATCGCGGCGCGCTGCAATCGGCCGATGCCATCGCCGAGAATCTGATGCGCCAGATTCTCGACGATCTCGCGGCACCCAAGGGCTCGCGGCTTGCGCTGCTCGTCAACGGCTTGGGCGCGACGCCGCTCGAAGAACTGTATCTGCTGTATCGGCGCGCGGCGAAGATCGCCGAGGGTGATGGCCTGTCGATCGCGTGGTCGTATGTCGGCGAATACGTGACGAGTCTGGAAATGGCGGGGGCATCCATCACCGTCATGCTGCTCGACGATGAACTCGAAGCGCTGCTCGCAGCTCCAGCGCATTCTCCCTTCTTTCGCGAAGGCACGCGTGCCTGA
- a CDS encoding amino acid ABC transporter permease produces MSYEWLTLWGYVPEFLKAGWLTLQVTLLAFVLAIFLGLVAALASMSPLGVVRFLARAYVEVIRNTPVLLQIFIVFFGLPSAGIALDAYWAGVIALGLNVGAYLSEVFRAGIQSVPRGQLEAAAILGLERAQIMSEIVLPQAARAVYPAIVNYLIQLLLGTSLLSAIALPELTGTATVINSRTLLYVQTFAVVLVAYLVLSNVLSWLASRIGAKLFHPPLVVPPRARFGAFTLRRANRA; encoded by the coding sequence ATGAGCTATGAGTGGTTGACCCTGTGGGGCTATGTTCCAGAGTTCCTGAAAGCCGGCTGGCTGACTCTGCAGGTCACGCTTCTCGCGTTCGTGCTCGCGATCTTTCTGGGCCTCGTGGCCGCGCTGGCGAGCATGTCACCGCTCGGCGTGGTTCGTTTTCTCGCGCGGGCGTACGTCGAAGTTATCCGCAACACGCCGGTGCTTCTCCAGATCTTCATCGTGTTCTTCGGCTTGCCGTCGGCGGGCATCGCGCTCGATGCCTACTGGGCAGGCGTCATCGCGCTCGGACTGAATGTCGGCGCCTACCTGTCGGAAGTGTTTCGCGCAGGCATTCAGTCGGTGCCGCGCGGGCAACTGGAAGCTGCGGCAATCCTCGGTCTGGAGCGCGCACAGATCATGTCCGAGATCGTCTTGCCCCAGGCCGCCCGCGCCGTCTATCCGGCGATCGTCAACTACCTGATCCAGTTGCTGCTCGGCACGTCGCTCTTGTCCGCTATCGCGCTGCCTGAGCTGACCGGAACCGCGACGGTCATCAACTCGCGCACGCTGCTCTACGTTCAGACATTCGCGGTCGTGCTCGTTGCCTATCTGGTGCTGAGCAACGTGCTGTCGTGGCTCGCGAGCCGCATCGGCGCGAAGCTGTTTCATCCACCGCTCGTCGTGCCGCCGCGCGCGCGGTTCGGCGCTTTCACGTTGCGCCGCGCCAATCGCGCCTGA
- a CDS encoding sugar ABC transporter substrate-binding protein, translated as MAWSSARFDSWGTFGKSTGALLLCAAALAGCNKSENTSSGSGSAKSASESASAPASGPASAPASAPAAAAASGAKPKIGFSIATLNNAFFVGLKAGVERGAKDQNFDLVQTNANGDAQQQVNDALNLLSQGVTALVLNPIDSKAIIPAVEKANQMNIPVFTLDRGSDGGKVTSFVASDNVALGQTAAKWIAEQLKKRYGSEKGNVVDLIGLVGTTAATDREKGFSDEIAKYPDIKVVARQEGAFDQEKSLNAMTNILQKYPQIDAVFGANDDNTVGAEKAIDNAGRYKPLDDKAHIMVIGADGTAQALSAIRAGKQDATISQNPIKMAAKSLQFIADFNAKKDVPANYAWPTMLIDKSNIDSDAVKQYGLWSEEVKQ; from the coding sequence ATGGCCTGGAGTTCTGCACGATTCGATAGTTGGGGAACGTTCGGCAAATCCACCGGGGCGCTGCTGCTTTGCGCCGCCGCGCTCGCGGGATGCAACAAGAGCGAAAACACATCGTCGGGCAGCGGTTCCGCGAAGAGCGCCAGCGAAAGCGCGAGCGCGCCGGCAAGCGGGCCGGCAAGCGCACCGGCAAGCGCACCAGCGGCGGCCGCCGCGAGCGGCGCGAAGCCGAAGATCGGCTTCTCGATCGCGACGTTGAACAACGCGTTCTTCGTGGGCCTGAAGGCCGGCGTCGAGCGCGGCGCGAAGGATCAGAACTTCGACCTCGTGCAGACCAACGCGAACGGCGATGCGCAGCAGCAAGTGAACGATGCGCTCAATCTGCTGAGTCAGGGCGTGACGGCGCTCGTGCTCAATCCGATCGATTCGAAGGCGATCATCCCGGCCGTCGAGAAAGCGAACCAGATGAACATTCCCGTCTTCACGCTCGATCGCGGATCGGATGGCGGCAAGGTGACGTCCTTCGTCGCGTCGGACAACGTCGCGCTCGGCCAGACGGCGGCGAAGTGGATCGCGGAGCAGCTCAAGAAGCGATACGGCTCGGAGAAGGGCAACGTCGTCGACCTGATCGGTCTCGTCGGCACCACGGCGGCGACCGATCGCGAGAAGGGCTTCAGCGACGAGATCGCGAAGTATCCGGACATCAAGGTCGTGGCTCGCCAGGAGGGCGCATTCGACCAGGAGAAGTCGCTCAACGCGATGACCAACATCCTGCAGAAGTATCCGCAGATCGACGCGGTATTCGGCGCCAACGACGACAATACCGTGGGCGCGGAGAAAGCCATCGACAACGCGGGGCGCTACAAGCCGCTCGACGACAAGGCGCACATCATGGTGATCGGCGCGGACGGAACCGCACAGGCCCTCTCCGCGATTCGCGCGGGCAAGCAGGACGCGACCATCTCGCAGAACCCCATCAAGATGGCGGCAAAGTCGTTGCAGTTCATCGCGGACTTCAACGCGAAGAAGGACGTCCCCGCGAATTATGCGTGGCCGACCATGCTCATCGACAAGTCGAACATCGACTCGGACGCGGTCAAGCAGTACGGCCTCTGGTCCGAAGAGGTGAAGCAGTAA
- a CDS encoding DAK2 domain-containing protein produces MITTRQMRDLLSHALSELPSHADELRDLDAALGDGDLGITVRAGSEAVVKAIGALPDEATLGDVLLAAGKAFSTANPSTFAALVGGGLLAAAKTVQGKDALGRDEALAIGRAVASRITERGKSKIGDKTVLDALTPSLDVLEASQGSAAETLDAMIATASERVVETAKMQSQKGRAAWVQERSIGHPDPGATAYVRFLEALRRAVDQGASA; encoded by the coding sequence ATGATTACGACGAGACAAATGCGGGATCTGCTATCCCACGCATTGAGTGAGCTTCCGTCTCATGCCGACGAGCTGCGCGATCTCGATGCCGCACTCGGCGACGGCGATCTCGGCATCACCGTGCGCGCGGGATCGGAAGCGGTCGTCAAGGCAATCGGCGCGCTGCCGGACGAGGCGACGCTCGGCGACGTGCTGCTCGCCGCAGGGAAGGCTTTTTCGACGGCCAATCCGTCGACATTCGCGGCATTGGTGGGCGGCGGCCTGCTTGCCGCCGCGAAGACGGTGCAGGGCAAGGATGCGTTGGGACGCGACGAGGCGCTCGCCATCGGGCGGGCGGTGGCGTCACGCATTACCGAGCGCGGCAAGAGCAAGATCGGCGATAAGACCGTGCTTGATGCGCTGACGCCGAGCCTGGACGTGCTGGAGGCATCGCAGGGAAGCGCGGCCGAGACGCTCGACGCGATGATCGCCACGGCGAGCGAACGCGTCGTGGAAACCGCGAAGATGCAGTCGCAGAAGGGCCGCGCGGCGTGGGTGCAGGAGCGGAGCATCGGCCATCCGGACCCCGGCGCGACGGCCTATGTGCGTTTTCTGGAAGCGTTGCGCAGGGCGGTCGATCAGGGCGCGTCGGCGTGA
- a CDS encoding DUF3253 domain-containing protein translates to MGFLMRYGLDRCDVSNRIVAVLPALEYSVTEMSVSRSDIEDCVLRLLRERAATSSICPSDVARALADDEAAWRALMPVVRQVASALAIEGRIIVTQGSATVHPDAISHGPIRLRRGPTFEQAE, encoded by the coding sequence TTGGGCTTTTTGATGAGATACGGGCTCGATCGTTGCGATGTGTCGAACCGAATCGTTGCGGTCCTGCCTGCTCTCGAATATTCCGTGACAGAGATGAGCGTATCGAGATCCGACATCGAAGACTGCGTGCTGCGCCTGCTTCGGGAGCGCGCCGCGACTTCCTCTATCTGTCCGTCAGACGTCGCGCGCGCCCTGGCTGACGATGAAGCCGCGTGGCGCGCGCTGATGCCTGTGGTCAGGCAGGTCGCCTCGGCACTGGCGATCGAAGGGCGCATCATCGTCACGCAAGGAAGCGCAACGGTGCACCCGGACGCGATCAGTCACGGGCCTATCCGCTTGCGACGCGGGCCGACGTTCGAGCAAGCAGAGTGA
- a CDS encoding transporter substrate-binding domain-containing protein yields MKFVALRGKAAALLVIGAIALSACTKVSTPAESPAATTSSTLQAVLQRGTLRVGDCLTFAPFGFYDKDGQPDGYDVDLAKELAKQMGVKLEVVNTTSANRIPNLQTSKVDVVFCNFTRNLERAKVIEFTSPYVVASEALLVKKSSGIQSVKDMTNRTIATVKGSTNGDEVRSLNMQVKIQEYDSSQAAILAVKQGQADAMIEDNNFLAYQAKLDPELTVTNEALVPLEYNAFGVKAGDQAWLNYLNLFLFNINASKVNAQLYKKWFGVDPRFPLNPQF; encoded by the coding sequence ATGAAATTCGTTGCTCTACGCGGCAAAGCGGCCGCTCTCCTCGTCATCGGCGCGATTGCCTTGTCGGCATGCACAAAGGTCTCCACCCCAGCCGAAAGCCCTGCGGCAACGACTTCCTCGACGCTGCAAGCGGTCCTGCAACGCGGGACCTTGCGCGTCGGCGACTGTCTGACCTTCGCGCCGTTCGGCTTCTACGACAAGGACGGCCAGCCGGACGGCTATGACGTCGATCTCGCGAAAGAGCTGGCTAAGCAGATGGGCGTCAAGCTCGAAGTCGTGAACACGACCAGCGCCAACCGCATTCCGAATCTGCAGACGAGCAAGGTGGATGTCGTCTTCTGCAACTTCACCCGCAACCTCGAACGCGCGAAGGTCATCGAATTCACGTCGCCGTACGTCGTCGCGAGCGAAGCGCTGCTGGTCAAGAAGAGCAGCGGCATTCAGTCGGTAAAGGACATGACTAACCGCACAATCGCGACCGTGAAAGGTTCGACCAACGGCGATGAAGTCCGCTCGCTGAACATGCAGGTCAAGATTCAGGAATACGACAGTTCGCAGGCCGCTATTCTCGCAGTCAAGCAAGGGCAAGCCGACGCGATGATCGAGGACAACAACTTCCTCGCCTATCAGGCCAAGCTGGACCCCGAACTGACCGTGACCAACGAAGCGCTGGTGCCGCTGGAGTACAACGCGTTCGGCGTGAAAGCCGGCGATCAGGCGTGGCTTAACTACCTTAACCTGTTCCTCTTCAACATCAATGCGTCGAAGGTGAACGCGCAGCTTTACAAGAAGTGGTTCGGCGTCGATCCGCGCTTTCCGCTCAATCCGCAATTCTGA
- a CDS encoding amino acid ABC transporter permease → MSLELLRTSLSILLQGLVTTLLLSVAAIVGSTLIGLLAAVLRTFGPWGTDRIARLYVELFRGTPVLITLMFIYFGVSYFGYAIDVFAAGVVGLSVYQGAYIAEVFRSGIEAVPKGQWEVSQILGLSRMQTFSAVVLPQTGRIVLPPLVGQYLSLIKDTSIVSMIGMSELMHGGQAIVDRIGKPVEIYGLVALIYFVVCFPLSQWVRHHDRRRLS, encoded by the coding sequence ATGTCACTCGAATTGTTGCGAACCAGTCTGTCGATCCTGTTGCAGGGTCTCGTGACGACACTGCTGCTGTCGGTCGCGGCCATCGTCGGCAGCACGCTGATCGGACTTCTCGCCGCCGTGCTGCGAACGTTCGGGCCGTGGGGCACGGACCGTATCGCCAGGCTCTACGTCGAACTCTTTCGCGGCACGCCGGTTCTCATCACGCTGATGTTCATCTACTTCGGCGTCTCTTACTTCGGCTATGCCATCGACGTGTTCGCTGCCGGCGTCGTCGGTCTGAGCGTTTATCAGGGCGCCTATATCGCCGAAGTGTTCCGCTCGGGAATCGAGGCGGTGCCGAAAGGCCAGTGGGAAGTCTCGCAGATCCTCGGACTGTCGCGCATGCAGACCTTCAGCGCCGTCGTGCTGCCGCAGACCGGAAGGATCGTGCTGCCGCCGCTCGTCGGACAGTATCTGTCGCTCATCAAGGACACGTCCATCGTCAGCATGATCGGCATGTCGGAACTGATGCACGGCGGACAAGCCATTGTCGACCGGATCGGCAAGCCCGTCGAAATCTACGGGCTCGTCGCACTCATTTACTTCGTCGTGTGCTTCCCGCTTTCGCAGTGGGTGCGCCACCATGACCGCAGGAGACTCTCGTGA
- a CDS encoding IclR family transcriptional regulator, whose translation MAVMESSRARGVDRVIAMFRQLHIAQRPMSIRELIEATGAPRSSIYELVAILAEVGWLESTADGSVFFGREMHYYGSDYATHNDLISRAHQSILALVRKHEETAQLCMLEGNKYTVVLSENSARPFNISSDIGVRVPIPWTATGRLLLGHMNADEIRALIPQEDFVLDNGVRIDFHAFMRDVELARDLGYCCTEGLSNAFRLCMAAPVRDRAGTPVAALCFMTGRDTTPDRRQAMLDDLLQSARALSHR comes from the coding sequence ATGGCTGTGATGGAATCGTCGCGCGCCCGGGGCGTGGATCGCGTGATTGCGATGTTCAGGCAACTGCATATTGCGCAGCGTCCCATGTCGATTCGCGAGCTGATCGAAGCGACCGGTGCTCCGCGATCGAGCATCTATGAACTCGTCGCTATCCTCGCCGAAGTCGGCTGGCTGGAAAGCACCGCCGACGGCAGCGTCTTCTTCGGACGGGAGATGCATTACTACGGGTCCGACTACGCAACGCACAACGACCTGATCAGCCGCGCGCATCAATCGATTCTCGCGCTGGTGCGCAAGCACGAGGAAACCGCGCAGTTGTGCATGCTGGAGGGTAACAAGTACACCGTCGTTCTATCGGAGAACAGCGCGCGCCCTTTCAACATCAGTTCCGACATCGGCGTGAGAGTGCCGATTCCGTGGACCGCGACCGGACGCCTCTTGCTCGGCCACATGAACGCCGACGAGATCCGCGCGTTGATTCCGCAGGAAGACTTCGTTCTCGACAACGGCGTTCGTATCGACTTCCACGCATTCATGCGCGATGTAGAGCTCGCGCGCGACCTCGGCTACTGCTGCACCGAGGGACTCTCGAACGCGTTTCGCCTATGCATGGCCGCGCCCGTTCGCGACCGGGCCGGCACGCCGGTCGCGGCGCTCTGCTTCATGACAGGCCGCGACACCACTCCGGACCGCCGGCAGGCCATGCTCGACGACCTCCTGCAATCGGCGCGCGCGCTCTCGCACCGATAG
- a CDS encoding amino acid ABC transporter ATP-binding protein: protein MSEQSQNKPVIALTRVSKAFGATRVLDEINIDVRAGEVLVLIGASGSGKSTVLRIMAGLETADSGEVWVNDVPLHDPKRARDIRGHVGMVFQQFNLFPHKTALGNVTLALIKARKMSPADARKRAMDVLDRVGLAERADHYPSQLSGGQQQRVAIARALAVEPGIMFFDEATSALDPELVGEVTDVMRGLARDGMTMVVVTHEMGFARKTADRVVFMDKGVIAEQGDPEQMFVNPSNERTRQFLHRVLDH from the coding sequence GTGAGCGAGCAAAGCCAGAACAAGCCCGTCATTGCGCTCACGCGCGTCAGCAAGGCATTCGGCGCAACGCGCGTGCTCGACGAAATCAATATCGACGTGCGTGCGGGCGAAGTGCTCGTACTCATCGGCGCATCGGGATCGGGCAAGAGCACGGTGCTGCGCATCATGGCGGGCCTCGAAACGGCGGATTCCGGCGAAGTCTGGGTCAACGACGTACCGCTGCACGACCCGAAACGCGCGCGCGACATTCGTGGTCACGTCGGCATGGTGTTCCAGCAGTTCAATCTGTTTCCACACAAGACCGCGCTAGGCAACGTCACGCTCGCGTTGATCAAGGCGCGCAAGATGAGTCCTGCCGATGCACGGAAGCGCGCGATGGACGTGCTCGATCGCGTGGGGCTCGCCGAGCGCGCGGATCATTATCCGAGCCAGTTGTCCGGCGGACAGCAGCAGCGCGTCGCCATTGCCCGGGCGCTTGCCGTCGAGCCCGGCATCATGTTCTTCGATGAAGCGACCTCTGCGCTCGATCCCGAACTCGTCGGCGAAGTCACCGACGTGATGCGCGGTCTCGCGCGCGATGGCATGACGATGGTGGTCGTCACGCACGAGATGGGATTCGCGCGCAAAACGGCCGATCGCGTGGTGTTCATGGACAAGGGCGTCATCGCGGAGCAAGGCGATCCCGAGCAGATGTTCGTCAATCCGTCGAACGAGCGCACCCGGCAGTTTCTGCATCGGGTGCTCGATCATTGA